Part of the Clostridia bacterium genome is shown below.
GCTGCTTCCGCCCGTTTATTAACTTATACTCGATTATACAAGCTCGATAATCGCCATCTCTGCTGCGTCGCCGCGGCGGGGACCGATTTTAACTATGCGCGTATAACCGCCGTTGCGGCCTTCATAACCGGGAGCTATCTCAGTAAAGAGCTTGTGTACAACTTCCTCCTTAGTGATATAAGCCATTGCGCGGCGGCGCGCATGAAGCGTATTCTTCTTTCCGAGCGTTATCATTTTTTCGGCAATGGGGCCAACCTCCATCGCTCTGGTAACGGTCGTCTCTATTTTGCCATTCTCAAGCAGATAAGTAACCATTGCGCGAAGCATCGCACGGCGATGGTCGGTAGGTCTGCCGAGCTTACGTGCTTTAGACATTGTTCGTGAACCTCCTTATTAAAAATCTCAGAGAGGCTTTATTCTTCCTCTTTCTTTAAGTTAAGTCCTAATGCGATAAGCTTGTTGACTACTTCGTCAAGTGATTTTCTACCGAGATTACGAACTTTCATCATGTCGTCCTCAGTTCGGTTTGTCAAATCCTCAACCGTATTTATTCCCGCGCGCTTCAGACAGTTGAAGGAGCGAACGGAAAGATCCAGCTCTTCAATAGTCATTTCGAGCACCTTTTCCTTGTTGACTTCTTCCTTGCCGACCATGATCTCAGCGTTCATGGCGTCATCGGAAAGCTCAACAAAGAGCGACAGGTGTTCATTTAATATCTTAGCGCCCAGAGAAACGCTCTCATTCGGAGATATCGTACCGTCGGTCCATATTTCTATCGTAAGACGGTCGTAGTCTGTTATCTGACCTACGCGGTGAGCTTCAACGTAATAATTTACCTTGAGCACAGGCGTATAAATCGAATCTACCGGGATCGTGTCAACGGCAGGAAACTGGTACAACGTCTTGTTGCGTTCTGCGGAAATGTATCCTCGTCCCTTGTTTATGGTTATCTCCATATGAAGCTTGGCATCAGGTCCAAGTGTCGCTATGTGCAAATCCGGATTTAATATTTCAACATCGGAATCTTCCTTTATGCTGCCCGCAGTGACTTCGCATTCGCCCTGCGCAGAGATATAAAGGGTCTTCATGCCTTCCGAGTGAAGCTTTGCCGTAAGCTGCTTTAAATTAAGTATTATCTCGCTTACGTCCTCTTTAACTCCCGGGATTGTTGTGAATTCATGCTGTACGCCGTCTATCTTTACGCTCGTAACGGCAACGCCCGGAAGCGAAGAAAGCAGCACGCGGCGAAGTGAATTGCCGAGTGTCGTTCCGTATCCGCGCTCTAAAGGCGCAATAACGAATTTACCGTAGCACGGGTCTTTATCAGCGGCGTTCTCGTGTGTTATATTAGGCTTTTGAATCTCGATCACAAAAATAACCCTCCTTGGAATCATCTGTTTTAATGGATAATGTCATGTATGTTTCGCAGTACACACATCACACAATCTGGTTCGTTGCCTTTCGAGGGTAATATATAGGACTTGCAGCCTTCGCCGAAAAGGTAAACAACTGCAAGCGCCGTACCCGAATTTTACTTGGAGTACAACTCAACGATAAGATGTTCTTGAACATCAAAGTCAATATCTTCTCTAAGAGGCAGTCTCGTTATTGTAGCTTTAAGCTCCGTCTTCTCACGCTCTATCCATGCGGGGATGGTGAACTTGGGCGCATCCTCGCCGAGCAGGCGCTTGAAAGCAACAGACTCGCGGCTTCTGTCCTTTATAGTTATAACGTCGCCGGAATTGATAAGATAGGACGGGATGTTCACAGATTTTCCGTTTACTAAGAAATGGCCGTGATTTACGAGCTGGCGAGCTTCTCTTCTCGTCATAGCGAAGCCTGCGCGGTAAACGACGTTATCAAGGCGTCTTTCAATAGTCGTAAGCAAAACCTCACCGGTGATGCCGCGCGCTCTAACTGCCTTCTCGTAATACATACGGAACTGCTTCTCCAGAATACCGTATATGAACTTTACCTTCTGCTTTTCCTTTAACTGAATGCCATATTCGCTGGACTTTCTGCGTCTGTCCTTTTTGGGATCGCGGATGGATTCACTCTTCGAAGCAGACGTATAGCCCATAACTGACGGCGAAATACCAAGCTCTCTGCAGCGCTTTACTATAGGTTGCATATTCTTTGCCATGATTTTTCCTCCTTTAATTAGACACGTCTGCGCTTAGGCGGTCTGCATCCGTTGTGCGGGATGAGAGTAACGTCCTTTATCATGCTTACTTCAAGACCGGCAGTCTGTAATGCACGTATTGCCGCTTCTCTGCCCGAACCGGGGCCCTTTACAAAAACCTCAACATACTTGAGTCCATGCTCCATTGCTGCCTTGGCTGCGGTCTCCGCTGCCGTCTGAGCTGCGAACGGAGTGGATTTTCTCGAACCTCTGAAGCCCAGTCCGCCTGCCGACGCCCAGGAAATAGCATTGCCCTGCGTATCGGTTATCGTTACTATCGTATTGTTAAACGAGGAGCGGATATGAGCTGCGCCGCGCTCGATATTCTTTCTTACGATGCGCTTTCTTCCGCCCTTCTTCTGCGTTGCTTTAGCCAAATCTGTCCCTCCCCTTCTTACTTCTTCTTATTGGCGATTGTCTTCTTGGGACCTTTTCTCGTGCGAGCGTTAGTCTTTGTACGCTGTCCGCGAACGGGAAGGCCTCTTCTGTGTCTTATACCGCGATAGCAGCCTATTTCGGTAAGGCGCTTTATGTCAAGCGCAACAGTACGTCTAAGGTCGCCCTCAACCTCAAAGTGCTTATCTATATAATCTCTTATAAGCGCTACTTCATCCTCGCTCAGATCCTTTACTCTCGTATCGGGATTGATACCGGAGTTCTTTAATATCTCCTGAGCATGGCTTCTGCCTATTCCGTAGATATACGTGAGTCCTATTTCAACTCTCTTATCTCTGGGAAGGTCAATGCCTGCTATTCTAGCCATTAAACTTTCACCTCCATTAAAATTTTAGCCCTGCTTCTGCTTGTGCTTCGGGTTTTCGCAAATTACCATAACCTTGCCTTTACGCTTTATGATTTTGCATTTTTCGCAAATCGGTTTTACCGACGGTCTAACTTTCATCGTTTTCTCCTCCGTTTCGCATCTTTCGGCGTAAATACGCCGTCTGTTTTCGTATGCGGTTTATTTCGCGCGCCACGTTATCCTGCCGCGCGTAAGATCATACGGGCTCATCTCGAGGGTCACCTTGTCGCCGGGCAGAATCCTTATGAAATTCAATCTGAGTTTTCCGGAAATGTGCGACAAAACCTTGTGACCGTTGGGAAGCTCAACCATGAATGTAGCATTAGGAAGCGCTTCAACTACTTTACCCTCTACTTCAATTACATCATCCTTAGCCATGATTAAATACCCCCTGTCATAGAATCTGAAGCTTCGTCGGAACAGTTTTCCACTCCGGCGATCTCTCTTCGCAATTCGGCATTTGTGACCTTATCGCCTGTGCGCAGCTTCTGCGCCGTGCGCGTGCTGCTTTGCGTTACAAGCTCAATATGCTTGAGCTTCTTTATCTTAGGCGATTCGATCTTACGCTGTCTGCCGTTAGCAATCGATACATGATTTTCTTTCGGAAAACCTATGACCACGAACAACCTTCCCTCGTCGCGTCCGTTGAGTGAACGGACGATGCTGGAAATAATGATGTCATCCATGACGTACCTCATTCCACAAGAGTCGTTATTATAGGTTCATCTCCCGTAATAACCACCGTGTTCTCATAATGCGCCGACAGCCTTGCGTCAGCCGTGTGAACCGTCCATTTATCATCGTCAACGTATACGTCGCGCGTGCCGGCGTTTATCATTGGCTCTATTGCCAGCGCCAGGCCTTCTCTTAGGCGTATACCGTGACCTGCCCTTCCGAAATTCGGTACAGGCGGATCCTCGTGAAGCTCTCTGCCGATACCGTGGCCCACGTACTTGTCAACAACGCCGTATCCAAAGCTTTCGGCATACGTGCCGATTGCGTTTGAAATGTCGCCCAGGCGATTGCCCTCTTTCGCCATTTTCAACCCTTCAAAGAAAGATTGCCTTGTCACTTCGATAAGCTTTTTTGCCTCATCGGAAACATCTCCCACGGGTATCGTATCGGCACAGTCTCCGTGAAAGCCCTTATAAAGCGCACCCACGTCGATGCTCACGATATCTCCCTCTTTCAGTTTTCTTTCCGAGGGTATGCCGTGTATTACAACGTCGTTGATCGAAATGCATACGCTGTTAGGGAAACCACCGTAGTTTAAAAACGACGGCGTCGCCTTGTGGCGCGTGATGTAGGCATGGACCTTTCTGTCGATGTCGAGCATGGAAACGCCCGGCTTGCACAGCGAGGCCGCCAGCGCCCTGGCGCCTCCGGCTATCTTCCCCGCTTCGCGCATACACTCAATCTCCAAACGGGATTTGATGTAGATCATATCCCTCTAACCTTTCAGGGCGGCTAAAATATCAGCGGTAACTGCTTTAAGTTCGCGCTTACCGTCGATATTTATCAGCTTATCCTTTTTAGCATAAAAATCTTCAAGCGGCTGAGTCTGTTCGTGGTAAATCTTCAGACGGTTTACAACGGTCTCGGGTTCGTCGTCTTTTCTTAAAATAAGCTTCTTACCGCATTTGTCGCAGTGAACGTTGTCCTTTGACGGCAAGCTTATAAGATGATAAGTCGCTCCGCAGCCTTCGCACACGCGTCTGTTCGTAAGGCGGTCGATTATTACGTCGTCGCCTAAAACGATGTTTACCACACGGTCTATATCTATTCCCATGCTCTCAAGAGCCTCAGCCTGTACGACAGTGCGCGGAAATCCGTCTAAAAGAAAACCGTTCTTGCAGTCGTCCTCTCCGAGACGTTCCTTGATGATCTCGATAACTACCTCATCGGGAACGAGCGCGCCGGACTTCATGTAGGACTCAGCCTTACGACCGAGCTCAGTCTGATTTTTCAGCGCCGCTCTGATTATAGCTCCCGTAGATATTGCGGGAATGTTAAGCTCCTTGCAAACAAATTCCGCCTGAGTTCCTTTGCCTGCGCCGGGAGCGCCCAAAAATATAAGTTTCATCTGAGTTTCCTCCTATTCCAAGAAGCCCTTGTAATGTCTCATAAGCATCTGGGACTCCATCTGCTTTACGGTATCAAGTGCAACGCCTACTACTATGAGGAGCGAGGTGCCGCCGAAGTAGAGGTTCATGCCGAGCGCTCTCGAGAAGAATATCGGAAGCACTGCGATAAGGCCTAAGAAGATAGCGCCTATAACTATGACCTTCGACAGTATCTTGGAAATATAGTCGCTGGTGGGCTTGCCGGGGCGAATGCCCGGTACAAATCCGCCGTTTTTCTTTAAATTGTTTGCAACTTCTATCGGGTTGAACTGGATCGACACGTAGAAGAAGTTGAAGAATATGATAAGCAGGAAGTAAATGACCGCATAGAGCCACGAAGACGAGCTTATCAGGTTCAGTACGAGATATCCGAAGCTTCCTACTTCGGGAGCGGGCAAAAATCTTGCTATAAGCTCAGGCAAGCTTACGATGGACGATGCAAAGATTATCGGAAGCACGCCGGACATATTGACCTTTAACGGAATATGCGTGGACTGACCGCCGTACATCTTGCGTCCTACAACGCGCTTTGCGTACTGTACAGGTATTCTTCTTTCGGCATTTGTCATAAATACAACAAATGCAACGATGAGTACTGCAACGATAATAAGGATTATCGTAGTCAGAACGTTAAGCTGGCCGGACTCATTCATTGCGATGACCGACTTCACCATAGCGGGGCCTCTCGAAATAATACCTGCAAAAAGGATTATCGATATGCCGTTGCCTATGCCGTATTCGGTTATCTGCTCGCCGAGCCACATGATGAATGCCGTGCCCGCCGTAAACGTCAGTATAATTACGAACGCCACAAAAACATTGCTGGGATAAAGCACTGCGTTGAACTGGTTTCTGAGCACCATATAATAGGCAAATCCCATGAGAAGACCAATAAGCACGGTGAGGTATCTCGTGTACTTTGCGATCTTCTTTCTTCCCTCAACGCCTTCTTTTGCAAGTCTTTCGAGTGCCGGGATCGCCACAGTCAAAAGCTGCATAATGATCGATGCGTTGATATACGGGGTTATAGACAGAGCGAATATCGTTGCCGAGGCAAACGCACCGCCGGTCAAAGTATCTAAAAATCCGAATATTGTTCCGCCTGTCGCTTCCATAAAAGCGTTCATCGCAACGGGGTCTATATAGGGCACCGGGATTACCGATCCTATTCTGAATATCACGATCATCAGGATCGTAAACAGGATCTTTTTACGAAGCTCCGGTATCGCCCATGCGTTCTTTATGGTCTCTACCATAGGCTATATCACCTCAGTTTGGCCGCCGGCGTTCGTAATTTTCTCCTGAGCGGTTTTTGAGAACTTAGCTGCTTTGACCGTAAGCTTCTTGGTAAGCTCGCCGCCTCCGAGGATCTTTATGCCGTCGCACTCCTTTTTGATGATACCTGCTTCAAGCAAAGCAGCGCTGTCAACAGTTGCGCCCGACTCGAAAGCTTCAAGCGCAGATACGTTAACGCTTACATAAGTTTTAGCAAAGATGTTGTTAAAACCTCTCTTGGGGAGGCGTCTCTGCAGCGGCATCTGACCGCCTTCAAAGCCTATTCTTACACCGCCGCCGCTTCTTGCGTTCTGGCCCTTATGACCTCTGCCGGCCGTCTTGCCGTTGCCGGAGCCGGGACCTCTGCCCTTTCTGTACGCGGGCTTTACGGAGCCGGCCTGGGGAGCAAGTTCATGTAAATTCATCTCGCAATACACCTCCTTTTAATTTTCCTCTTGTACTTCTACCAAGTGTATAATGCGTTTTATTTTTCCCTGAGTCTGAGCGTTATCGGGCTGTAAGGTCACATCGTTTATCTTCCTCAAGCCTAAAGAGTGAGCGGTCAATATCTGCTTTTCGCCTCTTCCGATAAGGCTCTTTTTGAGCGTAATCTTTAATTTCGCCATGATGTTTGACCTCCTATCCAATAATCTCCTCAACAGTCCTGCCGCGAGTGGAAGCTACCTTTTCGGCGTCTCTCATGCTTGCAAGACCAGCTATCGTTGCCATTACAACATTTCTCGGATTGTTAGATCTGAGAGATTTTGTTCTTATATCCTTTATGCCTGCGAGCTCCAAAACGGCACGAACGGGGCCGCCTGCGATAACGCCGGTACCGGGTGCGGCCGGCTTTAAGAGAACTCTTGCCGCTCCGAAAGCGCCTATGGTCTCATGAGGCACGGTAGATTCGTCCAAAGAGACCTTTATGATGTTCTTTTTCGCGTCTTCTATTCCCTTTCTTATTGCCTCGGGAACCTCGGCTGCCTTGCCCATGCCGCAGCCTACGTGTCCGTCGCCGTCGCCAACGACTACAAGCGCTGCGAACTTGTAGATACGGCCGCCCTTAACGACCTTCGTAACGCGGTTTATCGTTACGACCTTCTCGCTGAGCTCCAATGCATTTGCATCAATTTTCTCTAACATGGCTCTCCTCCTTATCTTAGAATTTCAGTCCGCCTTCTCTAGCGCCGTCCGCAAGTTCCTTTATGCGGCCGTGATAGAGATATCCGCCTCTGTCGAATACGACACTCTCAATGCCTGCGTCAATCGCCTTCTTGGCAATGAGCTTTCCGACAGTCTTTGCGCCCTCTTTATTGGAGCCAATACCCTCAAATTCTTTATCAAGCGAAGAAGCCGCAACCAAAGTTCTGCCCGCTACGTCATCGATGATCTGAGCATAGATGTGCTTTCCGCTGCGGAACACGTTAAGTCTCGGTCTTTGGGGAGTACCGGAAAGTGTGCGCCTTATTTTGTTATGGCGTTTTGCGCGCGCCTTGTATTTATCGGGTTTCGTTACCACTGACAGTCACTCCTCTCTTACTTCTTCTTAGCGCCGGTCTTACCTTCCTTGCGCTTTATAACTTCGTCTGCATACTTTATGCCCTTGCCCTTATACGGTTCGGGCGGTCTCTTCTCTCTTATCTCGGCTGCAAACTGACCTACGGCCTGCTTGTCATATCCCGAAACAACGATCTTATTGGGAGTGGGGCACTCTATCGTGATGCCTTCGGGCTCATCCATTATTACCTGGTGCGAATAACCAAGACCCATAACGAGCTGCTTGCCCTGCTTCTGCACTCTGTAGCCGACGCCGTTTACATCGAGTTCCTTTTTAAAGCCATCTTTGGTGCCGACAACCATGTTGTTTATAAGAGATCTCGTAAGGCCGTGCAGTGAACGGTGAAGCTTGTCGTCGCTCGGACGCTTAACCGTTATCGTATTGCCTTCCATCTCAATTATCATGTCCTTGTGAAGTTCCCGCGTTAAGGTGCCCTTAGGGCCTTTAACGGTAATCGTGTTTCCGTCTAAAGTGACTTTAACGTCGGAGGGAACCACAACGGGCATTCTGCCTATTCTCGACATACTGCTTTTCCTCCTTAATTACCAAATAAACGCTAAAACTTCGCCGCCGACGTTCTGCTTTCTTGCTTCCTTGTCGGTCATAATGCCCTTCGACGTAGAGATTATCGCAATGCCGAGTCCCTTCAGTACTCTGGGGAGCTCGTCGCAGCTTGCATAAACTCTGAGGCCGGGCTTCGATATACGCTTGAGACCCGTTAAGGAGTTTACCTTGCCGGGGCCGTATTTCAGCGTGATTCTGATAACGCCCTGCTTGTCGTCGTTGATTATCTGAAAGTTCTTGATATAACCTTCGTCGAGAAGTATCTGCGCAATGGCCTTCTTCATGTTTGACGCAGGTATATCGACACTGTCATGCTTTGCCTTCGATGCATTTCTTATGCGCGTAAGCATATCCGCGATCGGATCAGTCAAATACATTCTTTCACTACCTCCTTCTCATTTCCAAGGTAATTACCAGCTTGCCTTTTTTACGCCGGGAATATGTCCCTTGTAAGCAAGCTCTCTGAAGCAGATACGGCAAATACCGAATTTTCTTAAATAGCCGTGGGGACGGCCGCAGATCTTGCATCTGTTATATGCTCTGGTGGAAAATTTAGGCTCCGCCTGCTGCTTTAAAACCATCGCTTTTTTAGCCATTATTTACCTCCTAATTTAAGCGCGTACGAACGGAGCGCCAAGAAGCGACAACAGTTCGCGGGCCTCTTCATCGGTTTTTGCCGTCGTAACGAATATGATATCCATACCACGGATAGCATCGATCTTATCGTACTCTATTTCGGGGAATATAAGCTGTTCCTTAATGCCGAGCGCATAGTTGCCGCGTCCGTCAAATGCGTTGGGGTTTATGCCTCTGAAGTCACGAACTCGCGGAAGCGCTACCGAAAAGAGCTTGTCAACGAATTCGTACATCTTCTCGGAACGTAAGGTGACCTTTGCGCCGATGTTCATGCCTTCTCTTAACTTGAAGGCTGCAACCGACTTCTTAGCCTTGGTTATAACCGCCTTCTGACCCGTTATGTTAGCGAGGTCCGAAAGCGCGCCTTCCAATGCCTTCTGGTTATCCTTTGCTTCGCCTAATCCTATGTTTATAACGACCTTGTCGAGCTTCGGTATCTGCATGGGACTCTTATATTCAAACTTCTTCATAAGCGCCGGAGCTGCTTCATTTGTATATTTTTCTTTTAAACGAGACATTTCATATCCTCCTTTCGCGCTTACAGGGTCTCGCCGCAGTGCTTGCAGACGCGGACCTTTTTGCCGTTCTCTAAGAACTTGTGGCCAAGGCGGGTCGGCTTATTGCACTTGGGGCAGATGTTTATGACCTTACTTGCGTAGAGCGGGATCTCCTTCTTTATTATGCCTCCGCGCTCTCCCTGACGCTTGGGGCGAACATGAGTAGTTGCAACGTTTATACCGTCTACAACAACTTTTCTGTCAGCGGGGATAACTCTCAAGACCTTGCCGGTCTTGCCCTTATCCTTGCCGGAAAGTATCTTTACGGTGTCGCCTTTTTTAACGTGTACTTTATTATTCACTTCCTGGCACCTCCTTAAAGTACTTCCGGAGCAAGCGAAAGGATCTTAATGTATTCCTTATCGCGGAGCTCTCTTGCAACAGGGCCGAATATACGGGTTCCCCTGGGGTTTTTGTCTTCTTTGATTATTACGGCTGCATTATCGTCAAATCTGATATATGTTCCGTCTGCACGTCTCAAGCCCTTAGCCGAACGAACTATTACGCACCTAACAACATCGCCTTTTTTAACCATGCCGCCGGGAGCAGCTTTCTTAACAGAAGCCACTATTACGTCTCCGATGTTAGCGTACTTTCTCTTCGAGCCGCCGAGGACCTTAATGCACATGATTTCCTTCGCGCCGGTATTATCGGCTACTCTCAAAAATGATTGTGCCTGAATCAAGGTGCTTTCCTCCTTCTTTGTTGAACTTCGAAAACGGATTATATGTGCTAAACATATGTCCGCATTCTTAAAGCGATTATTTTGCTTTTTCTATGATTTCCACAAGACGCCATCTCTTGTCCTTAGAAAGCGGTCTTGTTTCCATTACTTTGATCTTGTCGCCGATACGGCACTCGTTGTTTTCATCATGTGCCTTAAGCTTGTAGGTGCGCTTTACTATCTTCTTGTAAAGCGGATGCTTAACGCTGTCCACGATGGCAACTACAACGGTCTTATCCATCTTGTCGCTTACTACCATACCGACTCTGGTTTTTCTATTGCCTCTTTCCATAGCTGTCCTCCCGATTAAGCATTAAGCTCTTTTTGACGAAGGATCGTCTTGCACCTTGCGATATCCTTCTTAACGTGAACTATCTTCATGGGGTTGTCAAGCTGATTCGTGGCATGCTGGAATCTTAAGTTGAAAAGCTCGCTTTTAAGCTCGGTGATCTTTTCATTAAGCTCCACAGCCGTCATCTCTCTGATTTCCTGAGCTCTCATTCTTATTCAACCTCCGTTTCCGCAGTCTCTTTCTTGACAAATTTACATTTGAGCGGCAGCTTGTGGCTTGCAAGTCTTAATGCCTCGCGAGCAACTTCCTCGCTCACTCCGCCAATCTCGAACATAACTCTGCCGGGCTTAACGACTGCAACCCAATACTCGGGCGAACCCTTACCGGAACCCATTCGAGTCTCGGCAGGCTTCTCGGTCACCGGCTTGTCGGGGAATATCTTTATCCAAACCTGACCGCCTCTCTTTATATAACGGGTCATGGCAATACGGGCAGCCTCTATCTGGTTCGACGTTACCCATGCCGGCTCCGTAGCCTGAATACCGTAATCTCCGTATACGACCTTGTTGCCTCTTAAAGCCTTGCCCTTCATGCGGCCTCTGTGTACTCTTCTGTATTTAACTCTCTTAGGCATTAACATCAGCGAGCATCTCCCTTCTGGAAGTTATTGCGTCTGTCTCCGTCGCGTCTGTCGTGTCCGTCGCGGCGATCGCGTCTGTCACGTCTGTCGCGTCTGTCGCGTCTCTCCTGAGGCGGAAGCGCGGGCTCGGGACGAACGTCGGTGCGCTTGGAATCGGGAAGTACTTCGCCCTTGTATATCCAAACCTTTATGCCAAGCTTACCATAGGTGGTGTTTGCCTCGGCAAAGCCGTAATCGATGTCGGCGCGCAGCGTCTGCAGCGGTATCGAGCCCTCATGATAGTGCTCGCTTCTCGCTATCTCGGCGCCGCCGAGTCTGCCCGATGCAGCAGTCTTTATGCCCTTAACGCCCATCTTCATGGCGCGCTCTATGGCCTGCTTCATCGCACGTCTGAAACCTACTCTGCGCTCAAGCGCTGATGCGATGCTCTCGGCAACGAGCTGTGCGTTCGTTTCGGGACGCTTTATCTCAACGATATTTATCGAAACCTGCTTGCCAAGCATCTTTTCAAGGTTGGCCTTGAGCTTTTCTATCTCTGCGCCCTGACGGCCGATAACTATACCCGGCTTTGCGCAGTGAATGTTTATCTTAACTCTTGCAGAAGCTGCGTCAGCGCCTGCCTGACGCTCTATAGCGATCTTTGCAACTCCTGCAGCGTACAGAAGCTCTTTTAAATATTTTCTTAAATTGTAGTCTTCAACGAGCGTGTCTCCGAAGTCTTTCTTATTTGCATACCACTTGGAGTCCCAGTCGTTAATAACGCCTACTCTGAAGCCTACGGGGTTAACTTTCTGACCCATGGTCTACCTCCTTTTCTTATTACTCTTTCTCACGCAGTGTGATGGTGATGTGGGACGTGCGCTTGTTTATTCTGTATGCGCGGCCCTGTGCTCTCGGCATAACGCGCTTTAACGTCGGGCCGGGATTTGCAAAAATCTCGGCTACGTAAAGCTTTGAAACATCCATCGAATGGTTGTTCTCGGCGTTTGCCATAGCGCTCTTTAAAAGCTTAATAAGCGGCTCTCTTGCTATACGCTTTGAAAGCGTTAAAATCGTCATGGCCTCCCCCACCGGCTTGTTGCGGATGAGATCGGCTACTGCCTTAACTTTTCTGGGAGACATACGAATATATCTTGCATGTGCTCTCGCTTCCATGAAAATTTCCTCCTCTCGTAACAGATCCGGTGATTATTTGCCGTTATTTGAAGTTCTCGAGCCGGCATGACCGCGGTAAGTTCTCGTCGGTGCGAACTCGCCGAGCTTGTGGCCTACCATATCCTCGGTAACGTATACGGGAACGTGCTTTCTTCCGTCATGTACCGCAATCGTATGACCTACGAAATCAGGGAATATAGTAGAGGCTCTCGACCAGGTCTTTAAAATTTTCTTATCGCCGCTTTCGTTCATCTCTTTTATGCGCTTTAACAGCACTTCCTGAACGTAGGGGCCTTTTTTAGTACTTCTGCTCACCAGCTTATCCTCCTTACTTCGAATGTCTCGATTTAACGATCATCTTATTGCTCTTAGCCTTCTTGTTGCGCGTCTTATAACCGAGCGCAGGCTTGCCCCACGGAGTGACCGGGCTGGGACGTCCTATCGGGGACTTGCCCTCACCGCCGCCGTGCGGATGGTCGTTCGGGTTCATAACTACGCCGCGCACCGTAGGACGTATGCCTCTGTGACGCGTGCGGCCGGCCTTGCCGAGGTTCACGTTCTCCTGGTCTATATTGGAGACCTGCCCTATCGTAGCCTTGCATTCGATTCTTATATAGCGAACCTCGCCCGAAGGAAGTCTGACCTGAGCGAGCTTGCCCTCTTTAGCCATGAGCTGCGCCATGTTGCCGGCTGCGCGCACGAGCTGAGCGCCCTTACCGGGGTGAAGCTCTATATTGTGGATGAACGTACCTACCGGTATGTTCGCGATGGGCAGCGTGTTGCCCGTCTTTATGTCCGCATGCTCGGAGCTTAATATCGTGTCGCCAACTTCAAGACCGTGGGGAGCGATTATATATCTCTTTTCGCCGTCCTCGTATTCGATGAGCGCGATGAACGCCGTTCTGTTGGGATCGTACTCGATCGTGAGCACCTTAGCGGGCATATCAAGCTTGTTGCGCTTGAAATCTATTATTCTGTACTTCTTTCTGTTGCCGCCGCCGCGATGACGAACAGTGATTCTGCCGTAAGAGTTTCTGCCGGCATTTTTCTTTATGGTATCCAAAAGGCTCTTTTCCGGTTTAACCTTGGACAATCCGTCGTAGTTCGTGACAGTCATGCCGCGTCTGCCGGGCGTCGTCGGGTTGTACTTTTTGATTGCCATATCGTGTCTCTCCTTCTTTCAATACTTAAACTTTGGGGCTTACATCATGCTCTCGAAGAATTCGATGGGCTTCGAGTTTTCGGTAAGCTTTACGATGGCCTTTTTTCTGTCCGGGCGATAGCCGACGAAACGGCCCTGTCTCTTCTCTTTGCCCCAAAC
Proteins encoded:
- the secY gene encoding preprotein translocase subunit SecY, with amino-acid sequence MVETIKNAWAIPELRKKILFTILMIVIFRIGSVIPVPYIDPVAMNAFMEATGGTIFGFLDTLTGGAFASATIFALSITPYINASIIMQLLTVAIPALERLAKEGVEGRKKIAKYTRYLTVLIGLLMGFAYYMVLRNQFNAVLYPSNVFVAFVIILTFTAGTAFIMWLGEQITEYGIGNGISIILFAGIISRGPAMVKSVIAMNESGQLNVLTTIILIIVAVLIVAFVVFMTNAERRIPVQYAKRVVGRKMYGGQSTHIPLKVNMSGVLPIIFASSIVSLPELIARFLPAPEVGSFGYLVLNLISSSSWLYAVIYFLLIIFFNFFYVSIQFNPIEVANNLKKNGGFVPGIRPGKPTSDYISKILSKVIVIGAIFLGLIAVLPIFFSRALGMNLYFGGTSLLIVVGVALDTVKQMESQMLMRHYKGFLE
- the rplO gene encoding 50S ribosomal protein L15, producing MNLHELAPQAGSVKPAYRKGRGPGSGNGKTAGRGHKGQNARSGGGVRIGFEGGQMPLQRRLPKRGFNNIFAKTYVSVNVSALEAFESGATVDSAALLEAGIIKKECDGIKILGGGELTKKLTVKAAKFSKTAQEKITNAGGQTEVI
- the rpmD gene encoding 50S ribosomal protein L30, giving the protein MAKLKITLKKSLIGRGEKQILTAHSLGLRKINDVTLQPDNAQTQGKIKRIIHLVEVQEEN
- the rpsE gene encoding 30S ribosomal protein S5; amino-acid sequence: MLEKIDANALELSEKVVTINRVTKVVKGGRIYKFAALVVVGDGDGHVGCGMGKAAEVPEAIRKGIEDAKKNIIKVSLDESTVPHETIGAFGAARVLLKPAAPGTGVIAGGPVRAVLELAGIKDIRTKSLRSNNPRNVVMATIAGLASMRDAEKVASTRGRTVEEIIG
- the rplR gene encoding 50S ribosomal protein L18, yielding MVTKPDKYKARAKRHNKIRRTLSGTPQRPRLNVFRSGKHIYAQIIDDVAGRTLVAASSLDKEFEGIGSNKEGAKTVGKLIAKKAIDAGIESVVFDRGGYLYHGRIKELADGAREGGLKF
- the rplF gene encoding 50S ribosomal protein L6, which produces MSRIGRMPVVVPSDVKVTLDGNTITVKGPKGTLTRELHKDMIIEMEGNTITVKRPSDDKLHRSLHGLTRSLINNMVVGTKDGFKKELDVNGVGYRVQKQGKQLVMGLGYSHQVIMDEPEGITIECPTPNKIVVSGYDKQAVGQFAAEIREKRPPEPYKGKGIKYADEVIKRKEGKTGAKKK
- the rpsH gene encoding 30S ribosomal protein S8, which encodes MYLTDPIADMLTRIRNASKAKHDSVDIPASNMKKAIAQILLDEGYIKNFQIINDDKQGVIRITLKYGPGKVNSLTGLKRISKPGLRVYASCDELPRVLKGLGIAIISTSKGIMTDKEARKQNVGGEVLAFIW
- a CDS encoding type Z 30S ribosomal protein S14 codes for the protein MAKKAMVLKQQAEPKFSTRAYNRCKICGRPHGYLRKFGICRICFRELAYKGHIPGVKKASW
- the rplE gene encoding 50S ribosomal protein L5 gives rise to the protein MSRLKEKYTNEAAPALMKKFEYKSPMQIPKLDKVVINIGLGEAKDNQKALEGALSDLANITGQKAVITKAKKSVAAFKLREGMNIGAKVTLRSEKMYEFVDKLFSVALPRVRDFRGINPNAFDGRGNYALGIKEQLIFPEIEYDKIDAIRGMDIIFVTTAKTDEEARELLSLLGAPFVRA
- the rplX gene encoding 50S ribosomal protein L24; amino-acid sequence: MNNKVHVKKGDTVKILSGKDKGKTGKVLRVIPADRKVVVDGINVATTHVRPKRQGERGGIIKKEIPLYASKVINICPKCNKPTRLGHKFLENGKKVRVCKHCGETL